From one Musa acuminata AAA Group cultivar baxijiao chromosome BXJ2-6, Cavendish_Baxijiao_AAA, whole genome shotgun sequence genomic stretch:
- the LOC135614999 gene encoding uncharacterized protein LOC135614999, whose translation MASSPPVKRRVHRVSAASTRVGASKAQAALAKIIDIISTVTAPLAETEAPRHGCDRETARGTLPPAREHGFGVDLRLRLGPPPEVGGGSAEGDGPTEQSDVVDDSAPADPGRDGEKEASVAVAPASAVKENSLSPAVSVAGCGGGALTAAKSSEGECDPDEENGGESHEDTAADGTKEADSAPQKETKGTEGADGEITATIVITTTTTSSRRGRRSDGCLDLLLEAVRQVSGGLFDDDGPEAKKAMPAAAGEEMAPAPSGRTRRSTGDGGGGKKRRETDEWTIPFHVYQEDTAPIVRSKRGRSQALPSRYRDSILDPWKKSPALTRHSTGRRGHESAPAATR comes from the coding sequence ATGGCTTCGTCGCCTCCTGTCAAGCGCCGAGTCCACCGGGTCTCTGCCGCTTCGACTCGCGTCGGCGCCTCCAAAGCGCAAGCGGCCTTGGCTAAGATCATAGACATCATCTCCACCGTCACTGCTCCGCTTGCAGAGACCGAGGCCCCCCGCCATGGTTGCGATCGAGAGACCGCCCGCGGGACGCTGCCGCCGGCGAGAGAACACGGCTTCGGCGTCGATCTGAGGCTCAGGTTGGGCCCGCCGCCGGAGGTTGGAGGAGGATCGGCTGAGGGAGACGGCCCCACGGAGCAGAGCGACGTCGTGGACGACTCCGCGCCGGCGGACCCCGGGCGCGACGGGGAGAAGGAGGCCTCCGTTGCGGTCGCGCCTGCGTCGGCCGTGAAAGAGAACTCGTTGTCGCCCGCGGTGTCCGTTGCCGGCTGCGGCGGCGGCGCTTTAACTGCGGCGAAGAGCTCGGAGGGCGAGTGCGATCCGGATGAGGAGAACGGCGGAGAGAGCCACGAGGACACAGCAGCAGACGGCACCAAGGAGGCCGATTCCGCACCACAAAAAGAAACGAAGGGAACCGAAGGGGCGGACGGCGAGATTACCGCCACCATCGTCATCACCACGACCACAACCAGCAGCAGAAGAGGCCGCCGAAGCGATGGTTGCTTAGACTTGCTGCTGGAGGCGGTTCGGCAGGTCTCAGGCGGCCTCTTCGACGACGACGGGCCGGAGGCCAAGAAGGCCATGCCTGCTGCAGCTGGGGAGGAGATGGCACCCGCGCCGTCGGGGAGAACAAGGAGGTCCACCGGCGACGGCGGTGGGGGGAAGAAGCGGAGGGAGACGGACGAGTGGACGATCCCGTTCCATGTCTACCAGGAGGACACTGCGCCGATCGTGCGATCGAAGCGGGGAAGGAGCCAGGCGCTGCCGTCAAGGTACCGCGACTCCATCCTCGACCCGTGGAAGAAGTCGCCCGCCCTCACCCGCCACTCGACAGGGCGGCGCGGCCACGAGAGTGCACCTGCCGCCACCCGGTGA